Proteins from a single region of Deltaproteobacteria bacterium:
- the nthB gene encoding nitrile hydratase subunit beta, with protein sequence MDGVHDMGGMDGFGKVQPEPNEPVFHHRWEGRVLAMSRAIGVFRAWTIDTSRYAIEMMAPSFYLSRPYYEKWFVRNQNLLIEKGLIDADEVEAGHALRPAKNRTRGPFAIADIDKVTKRGSFYRPAQGPAQFKIGDRVRTKNIHPQTHTRLPRYARGHVGVVERIHGTHAFPDSVASGKGDDPQWLYTVKFDSQEIWGLDADPTLKVSIEAFEPYLEHV encoded by the coding sequence ATGGACGGCGTACACGACATGGGCGGCATGGACGGGTTCGGCAAAGTCCAGCCCGAGCCCAACGAGCCGGTTTTTCATCATCGCTGGGAAGGGCGCGTGCTGGCGATGAGCCGCGCCATCGGTGTTTTTCGTGCCTGGACCATCGACACCAGCCGCTACGCCATTGAAATGATGGCGCCGAGTTTTTATTTGAGCCGCCCTTATTACGAGAAGTGGTTCGTGCGCAATCAAAACCTGCTCATCGAGAAGGGATTGATAGACGCCGACGAAGTCGAGGCCGGTCACGCCCTGCGTCCGGCGAAAAATCGAACTCGCGGCCCGTTCGCAATCGCCGACATCGATAAGGTCACCAAGCGCGGCTCGTTTTATCGACCGGCCCAAGGGCCGGCGCAGTTCAAGATCGGCGACCGCGTCCGGACCAAAAATATTCACCCGCAGACCCACACGCGCCTGCCGCGCTACGCCCGCGGCCACGTCGGGGTGGTCGAGCGCATCCACGGTACCCACGCGTTTCCTGACTCAGTAGCGTCGGGCAAAGGCGACGATCCTCAGTGGCTCTACACGGTGAAATTCGACTCGCAAGAAATCTGGGGGTTGGATGCCGACCCAACGTTGAAAGTTTCGATTGAAGCATTTGAACCTTATCTTGAACA
- the nthA gene encoding nitrile hydratase subunit alpha, which produces METHDHDHNEGSTLTEMDLRVRALETILVEKGYIETAALDRIVELYETKIGPHIGAQVVAKAWVDDGFRKALLEDASKAAATIAEQVGRVGEHLVAVENTPQQHNIIVCTLCSCYPTDVLGLPPAWYKSFPYRSRVVKDPRGVLADFGVTLPAQTEIRVWDSTAETRYMVVPMRPAGTEGWSEERLAKLVTRDSMIGARLAKNPSEVK; this is translated from the coding sequence ATGGAAACACATGATCACGATCACAATGAAGGCTCGACGCTGACCGAGATGGACCTCCGGGTGCGCGCGCTCGAGACGATTCTTGTCGAGAAGGGCTACATTGAGACTGCGGCCCTCGACCGCATCGTCGAGCTCTACGAGACCAAAATTGGGCCGCACATCGGCGCGCAGGTCGTTGCCAAGGCGTGGGTCGATGACGGGTTTCGCAAGGCATTGTTGGAAGACGCCAGCAAGGCGGCGGCGACGATTGCTGAGCAGGTGGGGCGCGTTGGCGAACATTTGGTCGCCGTTGAGAACACGCCGCAGCAGCACAACATAATCGTTTGCACGCTTTGCTCCTGTTATCCGACCGACGTGCTTGGCTTGCCGCCGGCCTGGTACAAGTCGTTTCCTTACCGCTCGCGCGTGGTGAAAGATCCGCGTGGAGTGCTGGCGGATTTCGGAGTGACGCTGCCGGCCCAGACAGAGATTCGGGTTTGGGATTCGACGGCGGAGACCCGTTACATGGTCGTGCCGATGCGGCCCGCTGGCACCGAAGGTTGGAGCGAGGAACGGCTCGCCAAACTGGTAACTCGCGACAGCATGATTGGCGCCCGGCTGGCGAAAAATCCGAGCGAGGTGAAGTGA
- a CDS encoding 3-oxoacyl-ACP reductase FabG, which produces MRLAGRVAIVTGGARHIGAAYCRRLAEEGAAIVIADVLDGEPVANEIRAKGGKALALKVDVSSETDTNRMATEAVKAFGRIDILVNNAAIFIAIHRHPFYEISAEEWDKVSAVNIKGPFLCAKAVFPQMKEQKSGKIINISSSTAYWGTPNFLHYVASKAALIGMTRSLAREVGEFGICVNAIAPGLVEHEGQNAPKALTELQLKERSIKRLQTPEDLMGTLVFLCSSDSDFMTGQAIVVDGGSVFH; this is translated from the coding sequence ATGAGACTGGCGGGGCGAGTCGCCATCGTCACCGGCGGTGCGCGCCATATCGGCGCAGCGTATTGCCGGCGTTTGGCAGAAGAGGGGGCGGCAATCGTGATCGCCGACGTGCTCGACGGCGAGCCGGTGGCCAACGAGATTCGCGCCAAGGGCGGCAAAGCGCTGGCGCTCAAAGTTGACGTGTCGAGTGAAACTGACACCAACCGCATGGCGACCGAAGCTGTCAAAGCGTTTGGCCGCATTGATATCCTAGTCAACAACGCCGCGATTTTTATCGCCATCCATCGCCATCCCTTCTACGAGATCAGCGCCGAGGAGTGGGACAAAGTTTCGGCGGTCAACATCAAAGGCCCGTTTCTCTGCGCTAAGGCGGTATTTCCGCAAATGAAAGAGCAGAAGAGCGGCAAGATCATCAACATCTCGTCATCGACGGCTTACTGGGGCACGCCGAATTTCTTGCATTATGTTGCATCGAAAGCCGCGCTGATCGGCATGACCCGTTCGCTGGCCCGCGAAGTCGGCGAGTTCGGCATTTGCGTCAACGCCATCGCTCCCGGCCTGGTCGAACACGAAGGCCAAAACGCGCCCAAAGCGCTGACCGAGCTGCAGCTCAAGGAGCGCTCCATCAAACGGCTGCAAACGCCGGAGGACTTGATGGGAACTCTAGTGTTTCTCTGCTCCTCCGACAGCGATTTCATGACCGGCCAGGCGATTGTCGTCGATGGCGGCAGTGTGTTTCACTGA
- a CDS encoding NAD(P)/FAD-dependent oxidoreductase, translating into MAKLLEYDGVIIGAGHNGMICAGYLAKCGLKIMVVEKNMEVGGGLDSHEDRNYPGFWHNIHSVFHRGLMMLPWYKDLELENFGIHYYRPDPGVVHHFLDKTYLGWFADVKKTVETIECLSKKDAASFIDIWTRWQPVVQKIVFTETYAVPLPFEEKKPLLEKTPEGREYLKYFETTPEEFVLKHFEHPRVRAFIGFLGVMRGYELDAPKTGYLIPAMIAWGVNPQLCRGTSHALGDNLAHMMSHNHVDYIEANGVERILVDKGQATAVVLEDGTVINARKFVASNVNPVETFIKLVGRENLDNKFAELASNFRFSKTTPIFAVNLALNERPKYITEEKHPEVAGSFMHIVGLEEYQDLVNLFEDCRTGQLPRKPFMNGATPSFHDPTQAPPGKATAFMWQLMTYNLWGNPLNWDKARDDWFKKQLAIWQKFAPNLDDNNILSTDSTTPLDIERHDKNMYCGDWMVGEYSGDQALENRPFRGWGQYKTPIDGLFLCGSSCHPGGNITGAPGYNAAKVIAESLGMKPWWKPVDFREHLKGLV; encoded by the coding sequence ATGGCAAAACTCCTAGAATACGACGGCGTAATCATCGGCGCCGGCCACAACGGCATGATCTGCGCTGGCTACCTGGCCAAGTGCGGCCTCAAGATCATGGTCGTCGAGAAGAACATGGAAGTGGGCGGTGGGCTCGACTCCCACGAGGACCGCAACTATCCCGGCTTTTGGCACAACATTCATTCCGTTTTTCACCGCGGTTTGATGATGCTGCCGTGGTACAAAGATTTGGAGCTGGAGAACTTCGGCATTCACTACTATCGGCCCGATCCGGGCGTGGTGCATCACTTTCTCGACAAGACCTATCTCGGCTGGTTTGCCGACGTGAAGAAGACCGTCGAGACCATCGAGTGCCTCTCGAAGAAAGACGCCGCGTCCTTTATCGATATCTGGACGCGCTGGCAGCCGGTGGTGCAGAAGATCGTCTTCACCGAGACCTACGCTGTGCCGCTGCCCTTCGAAGAGAAAAAGCCGCTGCTGGAGAAGACACCGGAGGGCCGCGAGTATTTGAAATACTTCGAGACCACCCCGGAAGAATTTGTATTGAAACACTTCGAACATCCGCGCGTCCGTGCTTTTATCGGTTTTCTCGGTGTCATGCGCGGCTACGAATTAGACGCGCCGAAGACCGGCTACTTGATCCCTGCGATGATCGCCTGGGGCGTCAATCCGCAGCTCTGCCGCGGCACGTCGCACGCGCTCGGCGACAATCTTGCGCACATGATGTCGCACAATCATGTCGACTATATCGAGGCCAACGGCGTCGAAAGAATTCTCGTCGACAAAGGGCAAGCCACCGCGGTGGTGCTGGAAGACGGCACGGTGATCAACGCGCGCAAGTTCGTCGCGTCCAACGTCAATCCGGTGGAGACTTTCATCAAGCTCGTCGGCAGGGAGAATCTCGATAACAAGTTTGCCGAGCTGGCGAGCAATTTCCGGTTTTCAAAAACGACGCCGATCTTCGCGGTCAATCTGGCGTTGAACGAACGGCCCAAATACATCACCGAAGAAAAACATCCCGAGGTCGCGGGTTCATTCATGCATATCGTCGGGTTAGAGGAATATCAGGATCTGGTGAATCTGTTCGAAGACTGCCGCACCGGCCAATTGCCGCGCAAGCCGTTTATGAACGGCGCGACGCCGTCGTTTCACGATCCAACCCAGGCGCCGCCGGGCAAAGCGACGGCGTTCATGTGGCAGCTCATGACCTACAATCTTTGGGGCAACCCGTTGAATTGGGACAAGGCGCGCGACGATTGGTTCAAAAAGCAGCTTGCCATCTGGCAGAAGTTCGCGCCTAACCTAGATGACAATAATATTCTCTCCACCGACTCGACCACGCCGCTTGACATCGAGCGTCACGACAAGAACATGTACTGCGGCGATTGGATGGTCGGCGAATACAGCGGCGATCAAGCGCTGGAAAATCGTCCGTTCCGTGGCTGGGGCCAGTACAAGACACCGATTGACGGCCTGTTCCTGTGCGGTTCGTCTTGCCACCCCGGCGGCAACATCACCGGCGCGCCGGGCTACAACGCCGCTAAAGTTATCGCCGAATCGCTCGGCATGAAGCCATGGTGGAAGCCGGTGGATTTTCGCGAGCATCTGAAGGGGCTGGTATGA
- a CDS encoding NAD(P)/FAD-dependent oxidoreductase produces MVDSAWDVILIGAGQNNFALGTYLGKAGLKTVICESRLENGGRLASEEITLPGYWHNTLAYFQDNREVSPPWKELQWENGHHADFVSPPVVSSLLLTDGRSISRHQSLDGTVAGIQKFSSKDAATWPQTHDRFHRLIREYLIPFYYQLPAEGAAFLQKLDGEPDGKEFRRLWQLTPRQVVDVLFENNAVKTLVLSQMAIPRGVGVDYRGGGIEVLKMIAGDEKPELARGGSHSIAQVLQRAYVHSGGQIRAVHHVEKILVDDNGKAVGVRLRDGREWKARLAVVSNSDPYTTLVDMVGEDYLPRTFYERVKDIQLDEFSYFQVHLALKAPVRYALHEANDPAVGQAMNVNIGPEKPADIEAMWQEIRAGEFPAHACLHAICPTAFDSLQAPTGKHAASVYLPVPFQLKGKKPEDWVKLKNGFMESVLKIWRRYATNLTDENITMKVAMEPFYMAGRWPSMRRGSVWGARKVPEQMGAMRPIEQISDYRTPIKGLYQVGVSMHPADAVIAGSGYNCWKVMRQDLGL; encoded by the coding sequence ATGGTCGATAGCGCATGGGATGTGATTCTCATCGGTGCCGGGCAAAATAACTTTGCCCTTGGCACCTATCTTGGCAAGGCGGGACTAAAAACCGTTATCTGCGAGTCGCGTCTGGAAAACGGCGGGCGGCTGGCCAGTGAAGAGATCACGCTGCCGGGCTATTGGCACAACACCCTCGCTTACTTTCAGGACAACCGGGAAGTCTCGCCGCCGTGGAAAGAGTTACAATGGGAAAATGGCCACCACGCCGATTTTGTTTCACCGCCGGTGGTGAGTTCGCTGCTGCTTACGGATGGACGGTCGATTTCGCGTCACCAATCGTTGGATGGCACCGTCGCCGGCATCCAAAAGTTCTCATCCAAAGACGCTGCGACCTGGCCTCAGACTCATGATCGCTTTCACAGGCTCATCCGTGAATACTTAATTCCGTTCTACTACCAGTTGCCGGCTGAGGGCGCGGCGTTCTTGCAAAAGCTGGACGGCGAGCCAGACGGCAAGGAGTTTCGCCGTTTGTGGCAGTTGACGCCGCGCCAAGTTGTCGATGTGTTGTTCGAGAACAACGCGGTGAAGACGCTGGTGCTGTCGCAGATGGCGATCCCGCGCGGCGTTGGGGTCGATTACCGTGGCGGCGGCATCGAAGTCTTAAAAATGATTGCCGGCGACGAAAAGCCTGAGCTGGCGCGCGGCGGATCGCATTCGATCGCCCAAGTGTTACAGCGCGCCTACGTGCACAGCGGCGGGCAGATTCGCGCCGTGCATCACGTCGAGAAGATTCTTGTCGACGACAATGGCAAGGCTGTCGGCGTGAGGCTGCGCGACGGGCGCGAATGGAAGGCGCGGTTGGCGGTCGTTTCTAACTCGGACCCATACACGACACTCGTCGACATGGTCGGCGAAGATTATTTGCCGCGGACGTTTTACGAGCGAGTGAAAGACATTCAGCTCGATGAGTTTTCCTATTTTCAAGTGCACCTCGCGCTCAAGGCACCGGTGCGCTACGCGCTGCATGAGGCCAATGATCCTGCCGTCGGCCAGGCGATGAACGTCAATATCGGACCAGAGAAGCCGGCGGATATCGAGGCGATGTGGCAAGAAATTCGCGCGGGTGAGTTTCCCGCGCATGCCTGTTTGCATGCGATCTGTCCGACGGCATTCGATTCGTTGCAGGCGCCGACCGGGAAGCATGCGGCGTCGGTTTATTTACCGGTGCCGTTTCAATTGAAAGGCAAAAAGCCAGAAGATTGGGTGAAGCTCAAGAACGGATTCATGGAATCGGTGCTGAAAATTTGGCGTCGCTACGCGACCAATCTGACTGACGAAAACATCACCATGAAGGTCGCCATGGAGCCGTTCTACATGGCGGGCCGCTGGCCGAGCATGCGCCGCGGCTCGGTCTGGGGCGCAAGAAAAGTTCCCGAGCAAATGGGCGCGATGCGGCCCATCGAGCAGATTTCAGACTACCGCACGCCGATCAAGGGCTTGTACCAGGTTGGCGTATCGATGCATCCCGCCGACGCGGTCATCGCCGGCTCGGGATACAATTGTTGGAAGGTGATGAGACAGGATTTGGGGTTGTGA